In one Erythrobacteraceae bacterium WH01K genomic region, the following are encoded:
- a CDS encoding entericidin A/B family lipoprotein codes for MVRKVLLAAGIASIALTATACNTVKGAGRDIESVGEAGDRAI; via the coding sequence ATGGTTCGCAAGGTACTTCTCGCCGCTGGCATCGCTTCGATCGCTCTTACCGCAACGGCCTGTAACACGGTCAAGGGCGCGGGCCGCGACATCGAATCCGTCGGTGAAGCAGGCGACCGCGCCATCTGA
- a CDS encoding DMT family transporter — protein MRDSERTGLMLAAAGFATLSVGDAVIKTMAGEWPPLAVAALRFSLGAIGLSVLLFVKEGARAFRPKNPWLQAGRGFCLAAASLCFFSAVFVMPLASAMALAFVAPVLTAVFSAIFLKEAIRLPVVAASVIALCGVALVLRPNVAALGPAAFLPLASALFFSLMIVANRAAGGQGSALSMQAFMAIVAAPLLVVAAFAGHVSGIESLRVDMPEWSVIVRCLIVAVTASTAHWLVFLGTERAGASTIAPTTYLQMLVAITLGWWWFGDVPDAVTLAGGAVIICAGLILWRSTPAGAATKVSVAKGTAR, from the coding sequence ATGAGAGATAGCGAACGCACGGGACTGATGCTGGCGGCGGCAGGATTTGCCACGCTGTCGGTCGGCGATGCAGTGATCAAGACGATGGCGGGTGAATGGCCGCCGCTGGCGGTTGCCGCCTTGCGGTTCTCGCTCGGCGCGATCGGGCTGTCCGTATTGCTGTTCGTGAAGGAAGGGGCGCGTGCATTTCGTCCGAAGAATCCCTGGCTGCAAGCGGGAAGGGGGTTCTGCCTTGCCGCGGCCAGCCTGTGCTTCTTCAGCGCGGTCTTCGTGATGCCGCTTGCCTCGGCCATGGCGCTGGCCTTTGTCGCGCCGGTCCTGACCGCCGTTTTCAGCGCAATTTTCCTGAAAGAGGCGATCCGTTTGCCAGTTGTCGCAGCCAGCGTCATCGCGCTGTGCGGCGTTGCGCTGGTCCTGCGCCCGAATGTCGCGGCGCTGGGCCCGGCAGCGTTCCTGCCGCTGGCCTCCGCCCTGTTTTTCAGCCTGATGATCGTCGCCAACCGGGCAGCCGGCGGGCAGGGCAGCGCGCTCTCGATGCAGGCGTTCATGGCGATCGTCGCAGCGCCGCTGCTGGTCGTGGCGGCGTTTGCCGGGCATGTGAGCGGGATCGAGAGCCTGCGCGTCGATATGCCGGAATGGAGCGTGATCGTGCGCTGCCTGATCGTCGCGGTCACCGCCAGCACGGCGCACTGGCTGGTCTTCCTGGGCACCGAAAGGGCGGGTGCATCGACCATTGCGCCGACCACCTATCTCCAGATGCTGGTTGCGATCACGCTGGGCTGGTGGTGGTTCGGCGACGTGCCCGACGCGGTGACGCTGGCAGGCGGCGCGGTCATCATCTGTGCAGGCCTTATCCTGTGGCGCAGCACGCCTGCCGGGGCGGCAACGAAGGTAAGCGTTGCGAAAGGGACCGCGCGATAG
- a CDS encoding EAL domain-containing protein gives MTASAPNRRAFPKKLPLASLLGLREEGDLDWPRLRAIQHSVPASKIVVRMASHATLALVTATILYPIVPIAILIGWIAFMAASLGLMFQADMNLQAKPGRTLSKGAAARHLRGTISAALAWSLASPLALYFGTPADVLAVWAVIAAVITGITITLGTAPMGAILFSVIVMVPGAVSLLAAGYLSAAFAAGVMLPIACWGFIVRADTFLRGSLAEDGMNERSEVVSLLLREFEENEADWLWQIDTSRRIRSASPRFAFALGLDSADVEGKPFLELISGEHWETGQFPTSLHDLAERLKRRESFSALLVKVTINGKNRWWELSGTPMLDNHGKHVGFRGVGSDVTEQRESTEKIAYLARYDTLTKLPNRLMLNESLGDAMRYARQWRSRCAFLMIDLDRFKQVNDSLGHQVGDRLLEKVAERLKEICGENEICGRLGGDEFAIVIREASDPAVVSKVANRIISRLSEPYAVDNHTLFVGASVGSAVAPRDGKSVEELMRNADLALYRSKDEGGGEHFTYEPALHASAEERRQLEFSLRKALERNELLLHYQPVVNAGSEDLVGFEALVRWNSRDHGFVSPAKFIPLAEETRLIVPIGTWVLQRACMEAAKWPSHVRVNINVSPEQLLEPGFPNTVVQALSRANLDPQRLEIEVTESIFLRDASVARAALEQVMALGCQIALDDFGTGYSSLGYIRELRFSTIKVDRTFVQGAAQGARESEAIIRAVVAMAQSLDMTTTAEGVETAGEAEMIRNMGCTKIQGYYFGRPMPVDEVHSVLRHQQQMRA, from the coding sequence GTGACCGCCTCCGCTCCAAATCGCCGGGCCTTCCCGAAAAAACTTCCGCTCGCGAGCCTGCTGGGCCTGCGTGAGGAGGGCGATCTCGATTGGCCCCGGCTGCGGGCGATCCAGCACTCCGTGCCGGCATCGAAAATCGTGGTTCGCATGGCAAGCCATGCCACGCTTGCCCTTGTCACGGCGACCATCCTCTACCCCATCGTGCCGATCGCGATCCTGATCGGCTGGATTGCGTTCATGGCCGCGTCGCTGGGCTTGATGTTCCAGGCCGACATGAACCTGCAGGCGAAACCGGGTCGCACGCTCAGCAAGGGGGCTGCCGCGCGCCACTTGCGCGGCACGATCTCCGCCGCCCTGGCATGGAGCCTTGCCAGCCCATTGGCGCTGTATTTCGGGACGCCCGCCGATGTGCTCGCAGTCTGGGCCGTCATCGCTGCCGTCATTACCGGGATTACCATCACGCTGGGTACGGCGCCCATGGGCGCGATCCTGTTCTCCGTCATCGTGATGGTCCCGGGCGCCGTGTCGCTACTCGCGGCGGGGTATCTCTCTGCGGCATTTGCAGCAGGCGTCATGCTGCCCATCGCGTGCTGGGGCTTCATCGTGCGTGCCGACACCTTCCTGCGTGGCAGCCTTGCCGAAGACGGCATGAACGAGCGGTCGGAAGTCGTGTCGCTGCTGCTGCGCGAATTCGAGGAAAACGAGGCCGACTGGCTGTGGCAGATCGATACCTCGCGGCGCATTCGCTCCGCTTCCCCGCGCTTCGCGTTTGCGCTGGGGCTGGATTCTGCCGATGTCGAGGGCAAGCCGTTTCTCGAGCTCATCTCGGGCGAGCATTGGGAAACCGGCCAGTTTCCGACCAGTCTCCATGACCTCGCCGAACGCCTGAAGCGCCGCGAAAGCTTCTCTGCGCTGCTGGTCAAGGTGACGATCAACGGCAAGAACCGCTGGTGGGAGCTGTCGGGCACGCCGATGCTGGATAACCACGGCAAGCATGTGGGCTTCCGCGGCGTCGGGTCCGACGTGACCGAACAGCGCGAATCGACCGAGAAGATCGCCTACCTGGCGCGCTACGACACGCTGACCAAGCTGCCGAACCGCCTGATGCTGAACGAATCGCTGGGCGATGCGATGCGCTATGCCCGCCAATGGCGTTCGCGCTGCGCGTTCCTGATGATCGACCTCGACCGGTTCAAGCAGGTCAACGATTCGCTTGGTCACCAGGTCGGCGACCGGTTGCTGGAAAAGGTCGCCGAACGGCTGAAGGAAATCTGCGGCGAGAACGAAATCTGCGGCCGCCTGGGCGGCGACGAATTCGCCATCGTCATCCGCGAAGCGTCCGACCCCGCCGTCGTATCGAAAGTCGCCAACAGGATCATCTCGCGCCTGTCGGAGCCCTATGCCGTCGATAACCATACGCTTTTTGTCGGGGCGAGTGTGGGTTCCGCCGTGGCCCCGCGCGACGGCAAGTCGGTCGAGGAACTGATGCGCAATGCCGACCTCGCGCTCTACCGGTCCAAGGACGAGGGCGGCGGCGAGCACTTCACCTACGAGCCCGCCCTGCATGCATCGGCAGAAGAACGCCGCCAGCTGGAGTTCTCGCTACGCAAGGCGCTGGAGCGGAACGAATTGCTGCTGCATTACCAGCCGGTGGTGAATGCAGGGTCGGAAGACCTCGTCGGTTTCGAAGCGCTGGTGCGCTGGAACAGCCGGGACCACGGTTTCGTCAGCCCGGCCAAGTTCATCCCGCTGGCAGAGGAAACCCGCCTGATCGTGCCGATCGGCACCTGGGTCCTGCAGCGGGCGTGCATGGAAGCGGCCAAGTGGCCTTCGCATGTCCGGGTCAACATCAACGTCTCGCCGGAACAGCTGCTGGAGCCCGGTTTCCCGAACACGGTCGTCCAGGCCCTGTCCCGCGCCAATCTCGACCCGCAAAGGCTCGAGATCGAAGTCACGGAAAGCATCTTCCTGCGCGATGCCAGTGTCGCCCGCGCCGCGCTGGAACAGGTGATGGCGCTGGGCTGCCAGATCGCGCTCGACGATTTCGGGACCGGCTACTCCTCGCTCGGCTATATCAGGGAACTGCGCTTCTCCACGATCAAGGTCGATCGCACCTTCGTGCAGGGCGCTGCGCAGGGCGCGCGCGAGAGCGAGGCCATCATCCGCGCCGTTGTCGCCATGGCGCAGAGCCTCGACATGACGACCACGGCGGAAGGCGTGGAAACGGCCGGTGAGGCGGAGATGATCCGCAACATGGGCTGTACCAAGATCCAGGGATATTATTTCGGCCGTCCGATGCCGGTGGACGAAGTGCATTCCGTGCTGCGTCACCAGCAGCAAATGAGGGCCTAG
- the glmS gene encoding glutamine--fructose-6-phosphate transaminase (isomerizing) produces the protein MCGIIGIAGAAPVADRLVDGLKRMEYRGYDSAGICTLHDGDLIRRRAEGKLANLVEELAGNPAPGHVGIAHTRWATHGAPTAANAHPHATDHVALVHNGIIENFRALREELQADGRTLESDTDSEVVAHLVSREVENGASPQDAVQTVLPRLRGAFALAIAFRDHPDLLIGSRLGSPLVVGYGEGEMYLGSDALALAPLTQKISYLEEGDWVAITRDTAQVFDGENAPVERPIVASGASAAAVEKGNYRHFMQKEIFEQPTVVAQTLASYVRQSDDSVALPQIDFDLSSVKRITIVACGTSYYAGMVAKYWFEQFARVPVDVDVASEFRYREPVLEEGGLSLFISQSGETADTLAALRHCKQAGQTIAAVVNVPTSSMAREADLLLPTHAGPEIGVASTKAFACQLAVLAALAAHLAVKNGHMTRAEEEEVVHHLLEAPAALNAALDHDEDIAGMAHLIAPARDVLYLGRGPDYPMAMEGALKLKEISYIHAEGYASGEMKHGPIALIDEHVPVIVLAPSGPLFEKTVSNMQEVRARGGQIVLISDEEGLAEAGEGCLATIQMPKVHPLIAPLVYAVPVQLLAYHVAVAKGTDVDQPRNLAKSVTVE, from the coding sequence ATGTGTGGAATTATCGGGATTGCGGGCGCGGCGCCCGTTGCGGACCGGTTGGTCGATGGCCTGAAGCGGATGGAATATCGCGGCTATGACAGCGCCGGGATCTGCACCCTGCATGACGGCGACCTTATCCGCCGCCGGGCGGAGGGCAAGCTCGCCAATCTGGTGGAGGAACTGGCAGGCAATCCCGCGCCCGGCCATGTCGGCATCGCCCATACCCGCTGGGCCACCCATGGCGCGCCCACGGCGGCCAACGCGCATCCCCATGCGACCGATCACGTCGCGCTGGTCCACAACGGCATCATCGAAAATTTCCGCGCCCTGCGCGAGGAGTTGCAGGCCGACGGACGGACGCTGGAAAGCGATACCGACAGCGAAGTCGTCGCGCATCTCGTGTCCCGCGAGGTGGAGAACGGTGCCTCCCCGCAGGATGCCGTCCAGACCGTCCTGCCGCGCCTTCGCGGTGCCTTCGCGCTGGCCATCGCGTTCCGGGACCATCCCGACCTCTTGATCGGCTCGCGGCTGGGTTCCCCGCTGGTCGTCGGCTATGGCGAGGGCGAGATGTATCTCGGGTCCGACGCGCTGGCGCTCGCCCCGCTGACGCAGAAGATCAGCTATCTCGAGGAAGGCGACTGGGTCGCCATCACTCGCGACACCGCGCAGGTCTTCGACGGCGAGAATGCGCCGGTCGAACGTCCTATCGTGGCATCCGGCGCATCGGCCGCGGCGGTCGAGAAGGGCAATTATCGCCACTTCATGCAGAAAGAGATCTTCGAGCAGCCGACCGTCGTCGCCCAGACGCTGGCCAGCTATGTCCGGCAGAGCGACGACAGCGTTGCCCTGCCGCAGATCGATTTCGACCTATCGAGCGTGAAGCGCATCACCATCGTTGCCTGCGGCACGTCCTATTACGCAGGCATGGTCGCGAAATACTGGTTCGAACAGTTCGCCCGCGTTCCGGTCGATGTCGATGTGGCGTCCGAGTTCCGGTACCGGGAACCGGTGCTGGAAGAGGGCGGCCTGTCGCTGTTCATCTCGCAGAGCGGGGAAACGGCCGACACGCTGGCGGCGCTTCGCCACTGCAAGCAGGCCGGCCAGACCATCGCCGCAGTCGTCAACGTGCCCACCAGTTCCATGGCGCGCGAGGCGGACCTGCTGCTGCCTACCCATGCCGGCCCGGAAATCGGTGTCGCCAGCACCAAGGCGTTCGCCTGCCAGCTGGCGGTCCTGGCCGCTCTTGCAGCCCATCTGGCGGTAAAGAACGGCCACATGACGCGCGCGGAAGAGGAAGAGGTGGTCCATCACCTGCTGGAAGCGCCGGCCGCCCTGAACGCAGCGCTGGACCACGACGAGGATATTGCCGGAATGGCGCACCTCATCGCGCCCGCGCGGGATGTGCTCTATCTGGGCCGCGGACCGGACTATCCGATGGCGATGGAAGGCGCGCTGAAACTGAAGGAAATTAGCTACATCCACGCAGAGGGATATGCATCGGGCGAGATGAAGCACGGCCCCATCGCGCTGATCGACGAGCATGTGCCCGTCATCGTCCTCGCGCCCAGCGGACCACTGTTCGAGAAGACCGTGTCGAACATGCAGGAAGTGCGCGCCCGCGGCGGGCAGATCGTGCTGATCTCGGACGAGGAAGGTCTGGCCGAAGCGGGCGAGGGATGCCTGGCGACGATCCAGATGCCGAAAGTGCATCCGCTGATCGCGCCGCTGGTCTACGCGGTTCCGGTGCAGCTGCTGGCTTATCACGTGGCCGTGGCCAAGGGCACGGATGTCGACCAGCCGCGCAATCTCGCCAAGTCGGTGACGGTGGAATAA
- a CDS encoding CpaF family protein, translating to MSAFGRRNGPAGGRSSFGVARPMKGGGNAKPAEQARPPGGEQFPPLPGDSAADVPGASAGQPNRDDAMTRLADRANAIHEQQEIGGFEASVHKIKEQVLPRLLERVDPEAAATLSKEELSEEFRPIIMEVLAELKVTLNRREQFALEKVLIDELLGFGPLEELLNDPDVSDIMVNGPDQTYIEKKGKLVIAPIRFRDEQHLFQIAQRIVNQVGRRVDQTTPLADARLKDGSRVNVIVPPLSLRGTAISIRKFSEKPITLDMLKEFGSMSDKMCTALKIAGACRMNIVISGGTGSGKTTMLNALSKMIDPGERVLTIEDAAELRLQQPHWLPLETRPPNLEGQGAITIGDLVKNALRMRPDRIILGEIRGAECFDLLAAMNTGHDGSMCTLHANSARECLGRMENMILMGDIKIPKEAISRQIAESVDLIVQVKRLRDGSRRTTGITEVIGMEGDVIVTQELFKFEYLDESEDGKIIGEFRASGLRPYTLEKARQFGFDQAYLEACL from the coding sequence ATGAGTGCATTCGGACGCAGGAACGGGCCAGCGGGTGGTCGTTCGTCTTTTGGCGTCGCGCGGCCCATGAAGGGTGGCGGCAATGCGAAACCGGCCGAACAGGCGCGCCCTCCCGGCGGAGAACAGTTCCCGCCTTTGCCCGGCGACAGCGCGGCGGACGTGCCGGGCGCGTCCGCTGGACAGCCGAACAGGGACGACGCGATGACCCGCCTCGCGGACCGCGCCAACGCGATCCATGAACAGCAGGAAATTGGCGGCTTCGAAGCCAGCGTCCACAAGATCAAGGAACAGGTGCTCCCCCGCCTGCTCGAACGCGTCGATCCCGAAGCGGCCGCCACGCTTTCCAAGGAAGAGCTGTCGGAAGAATTCCGCCCGATCATTATGGAAGTGCTGGCCGAACTGAAGGTCACGCTGAACCGGCGCGAGCAGTTCGCGCTGGAAAAGGTCCTGATCGACGAATTGTTGGGCTTCGGTCCGCTGGAAGAGCTGCTGAACGATCCCGACGTATCGGACATCATGGTCAACGGTCCGGACCAGACCTACATCGAGAAAAAGGGCAAGCTGGTCATCGCCCCGATCCGGTTCCGCGACGAACAGCATCTGTTCCAGATCGCCCAGCGCATCGTGAACCAGGTGGGACGCCGCGTCGACCAGACGACACCGCTGGCCGACGCCCGCCTGAAGGACGGCAGCCGTGTGAACGTGATCGTGCCCCCGCTCAGCCTGCGCGGCACCGCGATTTCCATTCGTAAGTTCTCCGAAAAACCGATCACCCTCGACATGCTCAAGGAGTTCGGTTCCATGAGCGACAAGATGTGTACCGCGCTGAAAATCGCGGGCGCCTGCCGCATGAACATCGTCATTTCGGGCGGTACGGGTTCGGGTAAGACCACCATGCTCAACGCCCTGTCGAAGATGATCGACCCGGGCGAGCGCGTCCTGACCATTGAGGATGCGGCAGAACTCCGCCTGCAGCAGCCGCACTGGCTGCCGCTGGAAACGCGCCCGCCGAACCTGGAAGGGCAAGGCGCGATCACCATCGGCGACCTGGTGAAGAACGCCCTGCGTATGCGCCCCGACCGCATCATCCTGGGTGAGATTCGCGGCGCGGAATGTTTCGACCTTCTCGCCGCCATGAACACCGGCCATGACGGCTCCATGTGTACGCTTCACGCCAACTCGGCGCGCGAATGCCTCGGCCGTATGGAAAACATGATCCTGATGGGCGACATCAAGATCCCGAAGGAAGCCATCAGCCGCCAGATCGCCGAATCCGTCGACCTGATCGTGCAGGTGAAACGCCTGCGCGACGGTTCGCGCCGCACCACCGGGATCACGGAGGTCATCGGCATGGAAGGCGACGTGATCGTGACGCAGGAGCTCTTCAAGTTCGAATATCTCGACGAGAGCGAAGACGGCAAGATCATCGGCGAATTCCGCGCGAGTGGCCTCAGGCCCTATACGCTGGAAAAAGCGCGCCAGTTCGGGTTCGACCAAGCGTATCTGGAAGCGTGTCTCTGA